CGATTCCGCAGCAGCCGGTCTAGGCGCGTATGGCGCGTCGACCGTGCATGTCGCATCTCATCCGTTGTTGACCGACTTCGGCCCCGAGGCCTGGGGCGAGACGGTGGTCCAACTGGTACGAGGCACCGGGGCCACTGCGGTGCTGGCCTGCGGCACCGATCGGGGCAACGAGGTGGTGGCCCAGGTGGCCGCCCGCCTAGATCAGCCGTTCGTGGCCAACTGCCGAACCGTCGACCCGACGGGCGATGGCTCCGGGAACTGGACCATGACCCGCGTCCAGTGGGGCGGTTCGCTACTCGAGGACGCCGCCCTTACCGCCGAGATCCACCTGGTGACAGTGGCCCATCACTCAGTGGAGGGGGTCGCCGCTGAGGCACCGGCTTCCGGCACCATGGTGTCGTTCGTCCCCGAACTCGATGATGCGTTGGCCCGCACCGTGGTAGCCGATCGGGTCGTCCTGACTAGGGGCATCACCCTGTCCACCGCACCGGTGGTGGTAGGTGGCGGCCGTGGCGTGGGGTCGGCCGAGGCGTTCGCTCCGTTAGAAGAACTGGCCGGCGAGCTCGGCGGCGTGGTGGGTTGTTCCCGTGCCGTCACGAACAACGGCTGGCGGCCCCACAGCGATCAGGTCGGACAGACCGGCACCCGGATCGCCCCGGAGATCTACATCGCCAGCGGCATCTCGGGCGCCATCCAGCACTGGGTGGGCGCCATGGCGGCCAAGAACATCCTGGCCATCAACACCGACGGTGAGGCCAACATGGTCACCCGGGCCGGGCATGCGGTAATCGGCGACCTGCACCAGGTCATTCCGGCCATC
Above is a window of Acidimicrobiales bacterium DNA encoding:
- a CDS encoding electron transfer flavoprotein subunit alpha/FixB family protein, with protein sequence MSLLVICDHDRGTLSDASLEALTFGRPLAVAAGLEMAAVVIGEGADSAAAGLGAYGASTVHVASHPLLTDFGPEAWGETVVQLVRGTGATAVLACGTDRGNEVVAQVAARLDQPFVANCRTVDPTGDGSGNWTMTRVQWGGSLLEDAALTAEIHLVTVAHHSVEGVAAEAPASGTMVSFVPELDDALARTVVADRVVLTRGITLSTAPVVVGGGRGVGSAEAFAPLEELAGELGGVVGCSRAVTNNGWRPHSDQVGQTGTRIAPEIYIASGISGAIQHWVGAMAAKNILAINTDGEANMVTRAGHAVIGDLHQVIPAITEEVRRRRG